In Reichenbachiella agarivorans, one genomic interval encodes:
- a CDS encoding DUF6653 family protein — translation MSFEKQIAQVFNLKGDSWLKHANPWSVWTRFVTLPFLVLAIWSRVWIGWYSLIPISLLVIWLIINPTLFKKPKSFDNWGSKSVLGEKYWSERKRNPVPKHHNTVVRILTILQTIGGIILIVGLWKLEINWTIIGAITVYLAKMWFLDRMVWIFEEMNNTAR, via the coding sequence ATGAGTTTTGAAAAACAGATAGCACAAGTATTCAACCTAAAAGGTGATAGTTGGTTGAAACATGCAAATCCATGGTCTGTATGGACAAGGTTTGTCACTTTGCCGTTTTTGGTTTTGGCGATTTGGTCAAGGGTTTGGATAGGTTGGTATTCTCTAATTCCGATATCGCTTCTTGTTATTTGGCTAATTATTAATCCTACATTGTTTAAAAAGCCCAAAAGCTTTGACAATTGGGGATCAAAGTCGGTATTGGGTGAAAAATATTGGTCTGAACGCAAGCGGAATCCCGTTCCAAAACACCACAACACAGTAGTTCGTATTTTAACCATTCTACAAACCATCGGCGGAATCATACTAATAGTAGGCTTATGGAAGCTTGAAATTAATTGGACCATTATCGGAGCAATAACTGTTTACTTGGCTAAAATGTGGTTTTTGGACAGAATGGTTTGGATATTTGAAGAAATGAATAACACCGCCCGCTAG